In the Pseudomonas orientalis genome, one interval contains:
- a CDS encoding efflux RND transporter periplasmic adaptor subunit produces MATADSNNATEQPKDTNPRKRKVMLIGLALIVILSVVGVWAWYEFYGRFNESTDDAYVNGNVVEITPLVTGTVVSIGADDGDLVHEGQVLINFDPNDAAVGLQSAQANLARTVRQVRGLYSNVDGMKAQVNAQKADVQTAQDNYNRRKTLAQGGAISQEELSHARDSLTAAKNALTNLEQQLKTTNALVDDTVISSHPDVQAAAAQLRQAYLTNARSTLIAPVTGYVAKRTVQLGQRVQPGTALMAVIPLDQLWIDANFKETQLRDMRIGQPVDIESDIYGSDVKYSGTVDSLGAGTGSAFALLPAQNATGNWIKIVQRVPVRIHINAEELAKHPLRVGLSTVVNVDLHDQSGPVLAQQAPQKASFTTNVYDRQLAEADAMINQLIHDNSVAAPKAAQR; encoded by the coding sequence ATGGCCACTGCCGACAGCAACAACGCAACCGAACAACCCAAAGACACCAACCCCCGCAAACGCAAAGTGATGCTGATCGGCCTGGCGCTGATCGTCATCCTGAGTGTGGTGGGCGTGTGGGCCTGGTATGAGTTCTACGGGCGCTTCAATGAAAGCACCGACGACGCCTATGTGAATGGCAACGTGGTGGAAATCACCCCGCTGGTCACCGGCACCGTGGTCAGCATTGGCGCCGACGATGGCGACCTGGTGCACGAAGGCCAGGTGCTGATCAACTTCGACCCCAACGACGCCGCCGTCGGCCTGCAAAGTGCCCAGGCCAACCTGGCCCGCACCGTACGCCAAGTGCGCGGTTTGTACAGCAACGTCGATGGCATGAAAGCCCAGGTCAATGCGCAGAAAGCCGATGTGCAAACCGCCCAGGACAACTACAACCGCCGTAAAACCCTGGCCCAGGGCGGCGCGATTTCCCAGGAAGAACTGTCCCACGCCCGCGACAGCCTGACCGCAGCCAAAAACGCCCTGACCAACCTTGAGCAACAACTCAAAACCACCAACGCCCTGGTGGATGACACGGTGATTTCGTCCCATCCCGATGTGCAAGCCGCCGCTGCGCAACTGCGTCAGGCCTATCTGACTAACGCGCGCAGCACCTTGATCGCACCGGTCACCGGCTATGTGGCCAAGCGCACCGTGCAATTGGGCCAGCGCGTCCAACCGGGCACCGCGCTGATGGCGGTGATCCCGCTGGACCAGCTGTGGATCGATGCCAACTTCAAGGAAACCCAACTGCGGGATATGCGCATCGGCCAGCCGGTGGATATCGAGTCGGACATCTACGGCAGCGACGTGAAGTACAGCGGCACCGTCGACAGCCTCGGCGCCGGCACCGGCAGCGCGTTCGCCTTGCTGCCCGCGCAGAACGCCACCGGCAACTGGATCAAGATCGTGCAGCGGGTACCGGTGCGCATCCATATCAACGCCGAAGAGCTGGCCAAGCACCCGCTGCGCGTGGGCTTGAGCACCGTGGTCAACGTCGACCTGCACGACCAGAGCGGCCCGGTGCTGGCGCAACAGGCGCCGCAAAAAGCCTCGTTCACCACCAACGTGTATGACCGCCAATTGGCGGAGGCCGATGCCATGATCAACCAGTTGATCCATGACAACAGCGTCGCCGCTCCCAAGGCTGCGCAACGCTGA
- a CDS encoding efflux transporter outer membrane subunit, which produces MNTRAFSLVLAAMTLAGCANYSGLDTQGQRLDANTLHTGKSLSGVTLSSAAWPAADWWKSLGDPQLDGLIQEALQNSPDMQVADARAHQAEAAAYAANAARMPTLDASAGVSRSRLAKDQDPRGQGDAYSTVRNIGASFNYNFDLWGGQRAAWEAALGEARAAEVDQQAARLTLAANVAKAYSDLGQAHIVRDLAVDDLKRTRQMLDLSKRRLSSGIDSEYQYQQTESLEASSQSQLIDAEKQLQSAKIALAVLLGKGPDRGDELARPAVLKPSAVAVPAVLPAELLGRRPDLVAARWRVEAASKNIDASKTRFYPNLNLSASAGAESLLGDAMFGSASRFFNIAPTISLPIFDGGRLRADLDARDADYDLAVAQYNKTLVQALGDIGNSLSQLRDTGRQIEAQQHAADIAQQSYDTGVQRYSSGIGNYLDVLSIEQQLLQAQRQLATLNAAQIDLSIQLMQALGGGYHANSVAATTPATRTE; this is translated from the coding sequence ATGAACACACGCGCATTCAGTCTGGTGCTGGCGGCGATGACGTTGGCCGGTTGCGCCAATTACAGCGGCCTCGACACCCAAGGCCAGCGCCTCGACGCCAATACCCTGCACACCGGCAAATCCCTGAGCGGCGTGACGCTGTCGAGCGCCGCCTGGCCGGCCGCCGACTGGTGGAAAAGCCTGGGCGACCCGCAGCTTGACGGCCTGATCCAGGAAGCCCTGCAAAACAGCCCCGACATGCAAGTGGCCGACGCCCGCGCCCACCAGGCCGAAGCCGCCGCCTATGCCGCCAACGCGGCGCGCATGCCGACCCTGGATGCCAGCGCTGGCGTGAGCCGTTCGCGCCTGGCCAAGGACCAGGACCCGCGCGGGCAGGGCGATGCCTATTCGACGGTGCGCAACATCGGCGCCAGCTTCAACTACAACTTCGACCTCTGGGGCGGCCAGCGCGCCGCCTGGGAAGCCGCGTTGGGCGAGGCCCGCGCTGCCGAAGTCGACCAGCAGGCCGCGCGCCTGACCCTGGCGGCCAACGTGGCCAAGGCCTACAGCGACCTGGGCCAGGCCCATATCGTGCGTGACCTGGCTGTCGATGACCTCAAGCGCACCCGCCAGATGCTCGACCTGAGCAAGCGCCGCCTGAGTTCCGGTATCGACAGCGAATACCAGTACCAGCAGACCGAGAGCCTGGAAGCCAGCTCCCAGTCGCAACTGATTGACGCGGAAAAACAGCTGCAAAGCGCCAAGATCGCGTTGGCTGTGTTGCTGGGTAAAGGCCCGGACCGCGGTGACGAGTTGGCGCGCCCAGCGGTGCTCAAACCCAGCGCCGTGGCCGTGCCGGCGGTGTTGCCTGCCGAGCTGCTCGGCCGTCGCCCGGACCTGGTCGCCGCACGCTGGCGCGTAGAGGCCGCGAGCAAGAACATTGATGCCAGCAAGACCCGCTTCTACCCCAACCTCAACCTGAGCGCGAGCGCAGGTGCCGAGTCGTTGCTGGGCGATGCGATGTTCGGTTCGGCCAGCCGCTTCTTCAACATTGCGCCGACGATTTCGCTGCCGATCTTTGACGGCGGCCGTCTGCGTGCTGATCTCGATGCCCGCGACGCCGACTACGACCTGGCCGTGGCCCAGTACAACAAAACCCTGGTGCAAGCGTTGGGTGATATCGGCAACAGCCTGTCCCAACTGCGCGACACCGGGCGGCAGATCGAGGCCCAGCAACACGCTGCCGACATCGCCCAGCAGTCATACGACACCGGGGTGCAACGCTACAGCTCAGGCATCGGTAACTACCTGGATGTGCTCAGCATCGAGCAGCAATTGCTGCAGGCTCAGCGTCAGCTGGCCACCCTGAATGCGGCGCAGATCGATCTGTCGATTCAATTGATGCAGGCCCTGGGTGGCGGGTACCACGCCAACAGCGTGGCCGCGACCACCCCAGCTACACGCACGGAATAA